One genomic window of Dehalococcoidia bacterium includes the following:
- a CDS encoding lyase family protein produces DQVLVATRLWLRARLGELARAGLAVATVALERAGREAGLLMPGYTHLQRAMASTVGHWWAGYAEAFIDDAWRALQTREYLDANPLGSAAGYGVSLPLDRDWATAELGFSRLQLNPHYCQLSRGKFELAALEALAQALLDLRRAAWDLSLFASAEFGFLRLPTHWTTGS; encoded by the coding sequence CGACCAGGTCCTGGTCGCGACTCGGCTGTGGCTCCGGGCCAGGCTGGGGGAGCTCGCGCGTGCGGGCCTCGCGGTGGCGACGGTGGCCCTCGAGCGCGCCGGCCGCGAGGCTGGGTTGCTGATGCCCGGCTACACCCACCTCCAGCGGGCGATGGCGAGCACCGTCGGCCACTGGTGGGCGGGCTACGCCGAGGCCTTCATCGACGACGCCTGGCGCGCGCTGCAGACCCGGGAGTACCTCGACGCGAACCCGCTCGGCTCGGCCGCGGGCTACGGCGTGAGCCTGCCGCTCGACCGCGACTGGGCCACCGCGGAGCTGGGCTTTTCCAGGCTCCAGCTCAATCCGCACTACTGCCAGCTGTCGCGGGGCAAGTTCGAGCTCGCCGCGCTCGAGGCCCTGGCCCAGGCGCTCCTCGACCTCCGTCGCGCGGCCTGGGATCTCTCGCTCTTCGCCAGCGCCGAGTTCGGCTTCCTCCGGCTGCCGACGCACTGGACCACGGGCTC